In one window of Arthrobacter pascens DNA:
- a CDS encoding glycoside hydrolase family 127 protein, whose protein sequence is MSHRTSSFPLSSVRLLDSQFKKAQEVDMRYLLSLDPDRLFAPFRREAGLPPAAASYGGWEAEGLDGHIGGHYLSACSQLFAATGEPLVRERLDQAMDILSQCQSAAGSGYLGGVPGGLKLGEELAAGHVDADLFTLNGRWVPLYNLHKTFAGLLDAYTYAGVGRALPMLTALADWWLGISAGLGDETFEEILHSEFGGLNDTFAALHEMTGKDEYLREARRFSHRAILDPLAGGRDELDGLHANTQIPKVVGYARLAAATGDEQLARAADFFWDTVTGSRSVSIGGNSVREHFHPSRDFTPMVTDEQGPETCNTYNMLKLAKLRFERTGDPASIDFYERATYNHILSSQHPEMGGFVYFTPMRPGHYRVYSKAQESMWCCVGSGLENHARYGELIYSHTPDDLLVNLYVPSELDWAGRGVRVRLETDFPRSDTATLHITTAAPTEFALRLRRPGWAVDMEADVDGQPVAAASPSDGGPEIAIRRVWEGTTAVTVRLTAEVTAEALPDGSPWVSFSYGPVVLASRGGAEDVPAFEAADERMGHVASGPQAPPGPDSGGDSTQPGGRRRTP, encoded by the coding sequence ATGAGCCACCGCACGTCCTCTTTTCCGCTGTCCAGCGTCCGGCTGCTGGACAGCCAGTTCAAGAAGGCGCAGGAGGTGGATATGCGGTATCTGCTCAGCCTCGATCCCGACCGCTTGTTCGCACCTTTCCGGAGGGAAGCAGGACTTCCGCCGGCCGCAGCCAGCTACGGTGGATGGGAAGCCGAAGGCCTGGACGGCCACATCGGCGGGCACTACCTCTCGGCCTGTTCGCAGCTCTTCGCGGCCACCGGCGAGCCGCTGGTTCGTGAACGGCTGGACCAGGCCATGGACATCCTGTCTCAATGCCAGTCGGCCGCGGGCAGCGGATATCTGGGAGGGGTGCCTGGCGGCCTGAAACTCGGCGAGGAGCTGGCGGCAGGGCACGTGGACGCTGACCTGTTCACACTCAACGGGCGCTGGGTTCCCCTGTACAACCTGCACAAAACCTTCGCAGGCCTGCTTGATGCTTACACCTACGCCGGCGTCGGGCGGGCCCTGCCCATGCTGACCGCCCTCGCCGACTGGTGGCTGGGAATCTCCGCCGGCCTGGGCGACGAAACCTTCGAGGAGATCCTGCACAGCGAGTTCGGCGGCCTGAACGACACGTTTGCCGCGCTGCACGAAATGACCGGCAAGGACGAGTACCTCCGCGAGGCCCGCCGCTTCTCCCACCGCGCCATCCTGGATCCGCTGGCCGGCGGCCGGGATGAACTGGACGGCCTGCACGCCAACACCCAGATCCCCAAAGTGGTCGGCTATGCCAGGCTTGCCGCCGCGACCGGCGACGAACAGCTGGCCCGTGCCGCCGACTTCTTCTGGGACACCGTCACCGGCAGCAGGAGTGTGTCTATCGGCGGCAACAGCGTGCGGGAACACTTCCACCCCTCCCGCGACTTCACGCCGATGGTCACGGACGAGCAGGGACCGGAAACCTGCAACACCTACAACATGCTCAAGCTGGCAAAACTCCGCTTCGAACGGACCGGAGATCCCGCCTCGATCGATTTCTATGAGCGGGCCACCTACAACCACATCCTCTCCTCCCAGCACCCGGAGATGGGCGGCTTTGTCTACTTCACCCCCATGCGGCCCGGGCACTACCGTGTCTACTCGAAAGCCCAGGAGTCCATGTGGTGCTGCGTGGGCTCCGGCCTGGAAAACCACGCCCGGTACGGCGAACTCATCTACAGCCACACGCCCGACGACCTCCTGGTGAACCTCTACGTGCCCTCGGAACTGGACTGGGCCGGGCGCGGCGTGCGGGTCAGGCTGGAGACGGACTTCCCCCGCTCCGATACAGCCACCCTCCACATCACCACGGCAGCACCCACGGAATTCGCGCTCAGGCTCCGCCGCCCCGGCTGGGCAGTGGACATGGAGGCCGACGTCGACGGGCAGCCTGTCGCGGCCGCCTCGCCTTCGGACGGGGGCCCGGAAATCGCCATTCGCAGGGTCTGGGAAGGAACCACCGCGGTGACTGTCCGCCTCACGGCCGAGGTCACCGCCGAAGCACTGCCGGATGGCTCGCCCTGGGTTTCCTTCAGCTACGGCCCGGTAGTCCTGGCCTCCCGAGGCGGCGCTGAGGACGTCCCCGCGTTCGAGGCCGCCGACGAACGCATGGGCCATGTGGCGTCGGGGCCCCAAGCTCCCCCTGGCCCAGACTCCGGTGGTGACAGCACCCAACCCGGCGGACGCCGTCGTACTCCTTGA
- a CDS encoding DUF6805 domain-containing protein, whose translation MTAPNPADAVVLLDRKTLTAELTAALNGDRVSIGLEPFAGIHGERYSVYWPTGASDAERTAALRRLDELEASAGDVIDRVIAGEQQPESDHHFAGESTRAGGSDGVHWRNATGWFSYNLAGPGDSPAVLRVRFRATGGAEDRAHELRLNGEPLGEPVRTVRDGDAEVQDFGVQAAEGTERLTFSVHALPGAATRDLLSVELLRQD comes from the coding sequence GTGACAGCACCCAACCCGGCGGACGCCGTCGTACTCCTTGACAGGAAAACACTCACCGCCGAACTGACGGCCGCACTCAACGGCGACCGGGTGAGCATCGGCCTGGAGCCGTTCGCGGGCATCCACGGCGAGCGCTACAGCGTCTACTGGCCGACGGGGGCCTCCGACGCCGAACGCACCGCAGCGCTCCGGCGCCTGGATGAGCTGGAGGCCTCGGCCGGGGATGTCATCGACCGCGTCATCGCCGGCGAACAGCAGCCCGAGTCCGATCACCACTTTGCTGGCGAATCCACCCGGGCAGGCGGCAGCGACGGCGTGCACTGGCGCAACGCCACCGGCTGGTTCTCCTACAACCTCGCCGGCCCGGGAGACTCCCCCGCCGTGCTGCGCGTCCGTTTCCGCGCGACGGGGGGCGCCGAGGACAGGGCACACGAGCTCCGGCTCAACGGTGAGCCGTTGGGCGAACCGGTGAGGACCGTTCGCGACGGGGACGCAGAAGTTCAGGACTTCGGCGTTCAGGCCGCGGAGGGCACGGAGAGGCTGACATTCTCGGTCCATGCGCTGCCCGGAGCCGCTACCAGGGACCTCTTGTCGGTGGAACTCCTGCGGCAGGACTGA
- a CDS encoding glycoside hydrolase family 127 protein: MSTTKLDLTGGPVHPAVSALRPLGPEEISITGGFWGDWQELNARVILSHCEQWMERIGWTSNFDRAADGTISGANAGIEFVDSEVYKLLEAMAWELGRKHEDSLDARYRSLVARVVSAQEPDGYLHTSFGRPGQRARYSDLEWGHELYCFGHLLQAAVARLRSGQDDGLVAAGRLLADHLWREFGPDGRNAVCGHPEIEVALAEFGRATGEPRYLELARLFIERRGTGTLKPIEWGQEYFQDDVPVRDAHVLRGHAVRALYLASGALDVATDQGDEELARAVELQWENTVARRTYITGGMGSHHQDEAFGADYELPADRAYSETCAGIASVMLSWRLLLRTGDPKYADLMERTLLNNILASPRQDGRGFFYTNTLHQRVEGNVPNQDEISARALATLRAPWFEVSCCPTNVARTLASVQLYFATATDDALQIHQYGDADIRTQLPSAGQLSVTMRTAYPDEGRIDVVIVDAPAVPAGISLRVPAWAKEAATLHVNGEEHDPSQEVRRRFEPGDTLTLSLPMRPRVIHPHPHMDAVRGTVALERGPLVLCLESVDLPAGTVNDVSFDPAVAVADVINGARIGVEPAAAGHPAWPYAEHVEAERHGPWTVNLVPYHSWGNRGPSTMRVWIPVKAQSSGEQPS, from the coding sequence GTGTCAACGACCAAACTCGACCTCACCGGGGGTCCTGTCCACCCGGCTGTGTCGGCCCTTCGTCCCCTCGGCCCTGAAGAGATCTCTATCACCGGTGGCTTCTGGGGCGATTGGCAGGAACTCAACGCCCGGGTCATCCTGTCGCATTGCGAGCAGTGGATGGAGCGGATCGGCTGGACGTCCAACTTTGACAGGGCAGCCGACGGCACCATCAGCGGCGCAAATGCGGGCATCGAATTCGTGGACTCGGAGGTTTACAAGCTTCTTGAGGCGATGGCCTGGGAGCTTGGCCGGAAGCATGAAGACAGCCTGGACGCACGATACCGGAGCCTGGTTGCCCGGGTAGTCTCCGCCCAGGAGCCGGACGGTTACCTGCATACGAGCTTCGGCCGGCCAGGCCAGCGTGCCCGCTACTCCGATCTGGAATGGGGACACGAGCTCTACTGCTTCGGCCATCTCCTCCAGGCCGCCGTGGCCCGGCTCAGGTCCGGTCAAGACGACGGCCTGGTGGCCGCCGGGCGGCTCCTGGCCGACCACCTGTGGCGGGAGTTCGGCCCGGATGGCCGCAACGCCGTCTGCGGGCACCCGGAAATAGAGGTTGCGCTGGCGGAATTCGGGCGCGCCACCGGAGAGCCGCGTTACCTTGAGCTTGCGCGGCTGTTCATCGAACGGCGGGGTACCGGGACCCTCAAACCCATCGAGTGGGGCCAGGAGTATTTCCAGGACGATGTACCCGTTCGCGACGCGCATGTCCTGCGCGGGCACGCCGTACGGGCCTTGTACCTTGCCTCGGGAGCCCTCGACGTGGCGACGGATCAGGGCGACGAAGAACTTGCCCGCGCCGTCGAACTGCAGTGGGAAAACACGGTGGCCCGCAGGACCTACATCACCGGCGGTATGGGTTCCCACCATCAGGACGAAGCGTTCGGCGCGGACTACGAACTGCCTGCGGACCGGGCGTACTCCGAAACCTGCGCAGGCATCGCCTCGGTTATGCTGAGCTGGCGGCTGCTGCTGCGCACCGGGGATCCGAAATATGCGGACCTCATGGAACGCACCCTCCTGAACAACATCCTGGCTTCCCCCCGGCAGGACGGACGGGGGTTCTTCTACACCAACACCCTTCACCAGCGCGTCGAGGGCAACGTGCCCAACCAGGACGAAATCAGCGCCAGAGCACTCGCGACCCTCCGTGCACCCTGGTTTGAGGTGTCATGCTGCCCCACAAACGTTGCGCGGACACTGGCCAGTGTCCAGCTGTACTTTGCAACGGCCACCGACGACGCCCTGCAAATCCACCAGTACGGCGATGCCGACATCCGCACGCAGCTTCCGTCCGCCGGGCAGCTGTCCGTCACCATGCGTACCGCTTATCCGGATGAGGGGCGCATCGATGTGGTGATTGTGGATGCTCCTGCCGTTCCCGCCGGCATCTCGCTGCGGGTGCCTGCCTGGGCCAAGGAGGCGGCCACCCTCCACGTCAATGGCGAAGAACACGACCCCTCCCAGGAGGTGCGCCGCCGCTTTGAGCCAGGGGACACGCTCACGCTCAGCCTTCCGATGCGGCCCCGCGTCATTCACCCCCACCCACACATGGACGCAGTGCGGGGGACCGTTGCCCTTGAGCGCGGACCGCTGGTGCTCTGCCTGGAATCGGTGGACCTTCCCGCAGGTACCGTCAATGACGTTTCCTTCGACCCGGCGGTGGCCGTGGCGGACGTCATCAACGGCGCCCGGATCGGAGTTGAGCCTGCGGCTGCGGGGCACCCTGCCTGGCCCTACGCGGAGCACGTCGAGGCTGAGCGGCACGGGCCGTGGACCGTCAACCTTGTTCCCTACCATTCCTGGGGTAACAGGGGCCCGTCCACCATGAGGGTCTGGATCCCGGTGAAGGCACAGTCATCAGGGGAACAGCCTTCCTAG